In Desulfovibrio sp. 86, the following proteins share a genomic window:
- a CDS encoding formate dehydrogenase accessory protein FdhE, which translates to MALSRQSVAKTLEDVAARRPVLEPVLRAFEPLLTAQAQLTEDLAESVRATGLRLPELQPEAIQEGLSLLAGMPLNGLAAPLRSSAEKLLPLLAGLEAMAPHMAALEALLLAPVKKASKKKTTATAAPDPRESLAEAVLSGNSEQETRLAEQYNLDPSVLLFAFGFVLAPVLRALVAQSLPEEGEAPWDAGSQWKQGYCPVCGSFASIGWLDKPLVDEKNAYLAGGGGKKHLHCSLCGANWKFMRRVCPSCGKDGSGVMEMLRESEAAQGERLDWCTQCKSYCPTVDLREREGNPDLDALALGMMHLDMVAARKKLRPLKPSFWNTF; encoded by the coding sequence ATGGCCTTATCCCGCCAAAGCGTGGCAAAAACCCTGGAGGACGTGGCGGCGCGCCGTCCCGTTCTGGAACCCGTATTGCGGGCTTTCGAGCCCTTGCTGACCGCCCAGGCCCAACTGACTGAAGACCTGGCCGAAAGCGTTCGCGCCACAGGGCTGCGTCTGCCCGAGCTTCAACCCGAAGCCATACAAGAAGGGCTTTCGTTGCTGGCTGGCATGCCCCTGAATGGCCTTGCCGCGCCCCTGCGCAGCAGCGCCGAAAAGCTGTTGCCCCTGCTGGCCGGGCTTGAGGCCATGGCCCCGCATATGGCCGCGCTGGAAGCCCTGCTGCTTGCGCCGGTGAAAAAGGCCTCCAAGAAGAAAACCACGGCCACGGCAGCGCCCGACCCGCGTGAATCACTGGCCGAGGCCGTGCTTTCGGGCAACAGTGAGCAAGAGACGCGCCTTGCGGAGCAGTATAACCTTGATCCTTCGGTGCTGCTGTTCGCCTTTGGCTTTGTGCTTGCGCCTGTGCTGCGCGCCCTTGTGGCGCAGAGCCTGCCTGAAGAGGGGGAGGCCCCCTGGGACGCGGGCAGCCAGTGGAAGCAGGGCTACTGCCCCGTGTGCGGCAGTTTTGCCAGCATAGGCTGGCTGGACAAGCCGCTTGTGGATGAGAAAAATGCGTATCTTGCGGGCGGCGGCGGTAAAAAGCATCTGCACTGCAGCCTGTGCGGCGCTAACTGGAAGTTTATGCGTCGCGTCTGTCCTTCATGCGGCAAGGATGGGTCGGGCGTGATGGAAATGTTGCGCGAAAGCGAGGCGGCTCAGGGAGAGCGGCTGGACTGGTGCACCCAGTGCAAGAGCTATTGTCCCACTGTGGATTTGCGTGAACGGGAGGGAAACCCTGACCTTGACGCGCTGGCCCTTGGCATGATGCATCTGGATATGGTGGCGGCCCGCAAAAAGCTGCGCCCGCTCAAACCTTCGTTCTGGAATACGTTTTAG
- a CDS encoding cytochrome c3 family protein, with protein sequence MKTLVITLFALTLLCAGGAQARSVKEMADTIKKPIEIEASGSKRMNVMFPHTAHKGISCFHCHHEEGGDGRYVACTECHATPGARERDPMSMFMAFHSKNGDRSCLGCHKKLAAENPGKFPQFKGCRPCHMSPAAREAAAAEKTAKP encoded by the coding sequence ATGAAAACCTTGGTCATCACTCTTTTTGCCCTGACCCTTTTGTGTGCCGGCGGAGCGCAGGCCCGCAGCGTCAAGGAGATGGCGGACACCATCAAAAAACCCATTGAGATTGAAGCTTCCGGCTCCAAGCGCATGAATGTCATGTTCCCGCATACGGCGCACAAGGGCATCTCCTGTTTTCACTGTCACCACGAAGAAGGTGGTGACGGACGCTATGTTGCCTGCACCGAATGCCATGCCACGCCCGGCGCGCGCGAGCGTGACCCCATGAGCATGTTCATGGCCTTCCATTCCAAGAACGGCGACCGCTCCTGCCTTGGCTGCCACAAGAAGCTCGCGGCTGAAAATCCCGGCAAGTTCCCGCAGTTCAAGGGCTGCCGTCCCTGCCACATGAGCCCCGCCGCGCGTGAAGCCGCAGCGGCCGAAAAAACCGCCAAACCGTAA
- a CDS encoding HAMP domain-containing methyl-accepting chemotaxis protein — MPMKLSAKLVLSFCSIILFMLLLFAVYMRNSQKITATVDHITETVIPSVVAVQSMNALLYSIRSDLAAVSTRTDKVSITEYTSRINRALRALAEHEKNYAQLAARPVPEECAPPDAAGTSGQDGHDSQDGEKQAASLPELLEHIAAATQEDARNRQQIIDHAKEGETDEAVALFDRSRANFLRLARFYEQVLERDTARSRQAAEAARHIAEQSRNIAEGLTGAALLFSVCVTCLLIFSVKRQLGIDPGQLNILAQRVARGDYQTDADGGPKKRRGVYASILSMVASLQEHISNADAQSQMALSQSQRAEAALREAEDARAQAQGRTETLLHAAAQLEGVAHNLTSASGQLTRQIEQSSQGATATAENLDSAATAMEQMNATVREVADNAGQAAQASAGTRASAEEGARVVRQALDSINRVNEVSERLKANMDDLNARAHDISRIMGFISDIADQTNLLALNAAIEAARAGDAGRGFAVVADEVRKLAEKTVTSTQDVGTAITAMQKSTAHSMTSLDEAVAQVKLATASADKSGSALEAIVSMADATAGQVRAIAAASEEQSAASQEVTCTISNVSLAARESAQTMAEAAQAVIHLSQQAETVENLVEKLRSNG; from the coding sequence ATGCCAATGAAGCTGAGCGCGAAACTGGTTCTTTCGTTTTGCAGCATCATTCTATTTATGCTGCTCCTTTTTGCGGTCTATATGCGCAACAGCCAAAAAATCACCGCCACCGTCGATCACATCACCGAAACGGTCATTCCTTCGGTGGTGGCGGTTCAATCCATGAATGCCCTGCTCTATTCCATACGCTCGGATCTGGCCGCCGTAAGCACCCGCACAGACAAGGTGAGCATCACCGAATACACCTCACGCATCAATCGCGCCCTGCGCGCCCTGGCCGAACACGAGAAAAACTACGCGCAACTGGCGGCCCGACCCGTGCCCGAAGAATGCGCCCCGCCAGACGCCGCCGGCACGTCCGGCCAGGACGGCCATGACAGCCAGGACGGCGAAAAGCAGGCCGCGAGCCTGCCGGAACTGCTGGAGCACATTGCCGCCGCCACGCAGGAAGACGCCCGGAACCGTCAGCAGATTATCGATCACGCCAAGGAAGGCGAAACAGATGAGGCCGTGGCCCTCTTTGACCGCAGCAGGGCCAACTTCCTGCGGCTGGCGCGGTTTTACGAACAGGTGCTGGAACGGGACACGGCCCGCAGCCGTCAGGCCGCCGAAGCCGCGCGCCATATTGCCGAGCAGTCACGAAACATAGCCGAGGGCCTGACCGGGGCGGCGCTGCTGTTCAGCGTTTGCGTTACCTGCCTGCTGATTTTTTCCGTCAAACGCCAGCTGGGCATAGATCCCGGCCAGCTCAACATCCTTGCCCAGCGGGTGGCCAGGGGGGACTACCAGACGGACGCCGACGGCGGCCCCAAAAAACGTCGCGGGGTTTATGCCTCCATCCTGTCCATGGTGGCTTCGTTACAGGAGCACATCAGCAATGCCGACGCCCAGTCGCAGATGGCCCTGAGCCAGTCGCAACGGGCCGAGGCTGCCCTGCGTGAAGCCGAGGACGCGCGGGCGCAGGCCCAGGGCAGAACAGAAACCCTCCTGCACGCGGCCGCGCAACTTGAGGGCGTCGCACATAACCTGACGTCCGCATCCGGCCAATTGACGCGGCAGATCGAGCAATCCAGCCAGGGGGCCACGGCCACGGCGGAAAATCTGGACAGCGCCGCCACCGCCATGGAGCAGATGAACGCCACGGTACGCGAGGTGGCCGACAATGCCGGACAGGCCGCGCAGGCATCAGCCGGAACGCGGGCCAGCGCCGAAGAAGGCGCGCGGGTCGTACGGCAGGCCCTGGACAGCATCAACAGGGTCAACGAGGTTTCAGAGCGGCTCAAGGCCAACATGGATGATCTCAACGCGCGCGCCCACGACATCAGCCGCATCATGGGCTTCATCTCCGATATTGCGGACCAGACAAACTTGCTGGCCCTCAACGCAGCCATAGAAGCGGCCCGTGCCGGGGACGCCGGACGCGGCTTTGCCGTGGTGGCCGACGAGGTGCGCAAGCTGGCGGAAAAGACGGTGACGTCCACTCAGGATGTGGGAACCGCCATCACCGCCATGCAAAAAAGCACGGCCCACAGTATGACCTCCCTGGACGAAGCCGTGGCCCAGGTCAAGCTGGCCACAGCCAGCGCCGACAAATCCGGCTCTGCCCTTGAAGCCATCGTCAGCATGGCCGATGCCACGGCGGGACAGGTGCGCGCCATTGCCGCCGCCAGCGAAGAGCAGTCCGCCGCCAGTCAGGAGGTAACCTGCACCATCAGCAATGTCAGCCTGGCGGCCAGAGAAAGCGCGCAAACCATGGCCGAGGCCGCCCAGGCCGTGATCCACCTGTCGCAGCAGGCAGAAACAGTGGAAAACCTTGTGGAAAAACTGCGCAGCAATGGGTGA
- a CDS encoding GGDEF domain-containing protein: MPTPLVPNPPASGNEPLVLCPGPRPLEKPLAAMRAAARAAARATALAAEERQALWDILHNKSIHSVLQPIISLRDGSIFGFEALGRGPAGSPLEGPEALINAALRHGRMLELEHLFRYSALRAARQIATGIRLFLNVNPNIIQDPHFGVGFTKEYLTRFALSAEDMVFEITERESVDNLRGFKKIIEHYKAQNYQISIDDAGAGYSGLNLISDVQPHFIKLDMRLIRGVDKDLTRQALIKSMQEFASLTNTRIIAEGIETEEEMATLISFDVPYGQGYFIQRPALHPQPIMEHVVRFIHRENKIKNRFFGARVHKFHVRHIIRPGFTIPPSLPVIEAAERFEHDDNLQGLCVVDEGKPVGTIMRHRLHRQLSGRFGFSLFAGKTVASVMDRGFLSVDHQTTIDVVSRHAMRRENNQIYDFVTVTRDNKYVGIVTVRELLEKSIELEVANARQLNPLSELPGNALIDIELERLVRLCLDKSVLYFDIDNFKAYNDKYGFKNGDRVLKRLASIISESTPKGDFVGHIGGDDFIAVTDRFKAEKVCQDIISAFAQGVSAYYNAEDFQNGYIEGKNRNQQEERFPLMSLTIVGVSATSFQSSFDLARAAASLKKRCKQMPGNNYMFDDCEDAPAAETSTE; this comes from the coding sequence ATGCCAACGCCGTTAGTGCCAAACCCACCTGCTTCCGGCAATGAACCGCTGGTCCTGTGCCCGGGCCCGCGCCCTCTGGAAAAACCTCTTGCCGCCATGCGGGCCGCCGCACGCGCCGCCGCTCGCGCAACCGCGCTGGCAGCGGAGGAACGACAGGCCCTGTGGGATATCCTGCACAACAAAAGCATCCACAGTGTGCTGCAACCCATAATCTCCCTGCGGGACGGCTCCATTTTTGGCTTTGAAGCGCTGGGGCGCGGCCCTGCGGGCAGTCCCCTTGAAGGCCCCGAAGCCCTCATTAACGCGGCCCTGCGCCACGGACGCATGCTTGAGCTGGAACATTTGTTCCGCTACAGCGCCCTCAGGGCTGCACGGCAGATCGCCACGGGCATACGCCTGTTCCTCAACGTCAACCCCAACATTATACAGGACCCGCATTTCGGCGTGGGATTCACCAAGGAATACCTCACCCGCTTTGCCCTCAGCGCCGAAGACATGGTTTTTGAAATCACGGAACGCGAATCCGTGGACAACCTGCGCGGCTTTAAAAAAATCATCGAGCACTACAAGGCCCAGAACTATCAGATAAGCATTGACGACGCAGGGGCCGGATATTCCGGCCTCAACCTCATTTCAGACGTGCAGCCGCACTTCATCAAGCTGGACATGCGCCTCATCCGCGGGGTGGACAAAGACCTCACCCGTCAGGCGCTTATCAAGAGCATGCAGGAATTCGCCTCCCTGACCAATACGCGCATCATTGCCGAGGGCATTGAAACCGAAGAAGAGATGGCGACCCTGATCAGCTTCGACGTGCCCTATGGTCAGGGCTACTTCATCCAGCGTCCCGCACTGCATCCGCAGCCCATTATGGAACATGTGGTGCGCTTCATCCACCGCGAAAACAAGATAAAGAACCGCTTTTTCGGCGCGCGCGTGCACAAGTTCCACGTGCGGCACATCATCCGGCCCGGCTTCACCATTCCCCCATCCCTGCCGGTAATCGAGGCCGCCGAGCGCTTTGAGCATGACGACAATCTGCAAGGCCTGTGCGTGGTGGATGAGGGCAAGCCTGTGGGCACCATCATGCGCCACCGCCTGCACCGCCAGTTGAGCGGACGCTTCGGCTTTTCGCTCTTTGCCGGAAAAACCGTCGCCTCTGTCATGGACAGGGGATTTTTGAGCGTCGATCACCAGACCACCATTGACGTCGTCTCCCGCCATGCCATGCGCCGCGAGAACAACCAGATATATGACTTTGTCACCGTCACCCGCGACAACAAATACGTGGGCATCGTCACCGTGCGCGAACTGCTTGAAAAAAGCATCGAGCTTGAGGTGGCCAACGCGCGCCAGCTCAACCCCCTCTCCGAACTGCCGGGCAACGCCCTCATAGATATCGAGCTGGAACGCCTCGTGCGGCTCTGCCTGGACAAGAGCGTCCTCTACTTCGATATCGACAACTTCAAGGCGTACAACGACAAATACGGCTTCAAAAACGGCGACCGCGTCCTCAAGCGCCTTGCGTCCATTATCTCCGAAAGCACGCCAAAGGGGGACTTTGTGGGGCACATCGGCGGCGACGACTTCATAGCCGTCACTGACCGCTTCAAAGCTGAAAAGGTCTGCCAGGACATCATCAGCGCCTTTGCCCAGGGCGTGTCCGCCTACTATAACGCCGAAGATTTCCAGAACGGCTACATTGAGGGCAAAAACCGCAACCAGCAGGAAGAGCGCTTTCCCCTCATGTCCCTGACCATTGTGGGCGTTAGCGCCACCAGCTTTCAGAGCAGCTTTGACCTGGCACGGGCCGCGGCCAGCCTGAAAAAACGCTGCAAGCAGATGCCGGGCAACAACTACATGTTTGACGACTGCGAAGATGCCCCCGCAGCCGAAACCAGCACGGAATAA
- a CDS encoding ABC transporter substrate-binding protein, with protein sequence MKAKLLILCMAVSLALGAAAVAGDKNADEAAAKAAEDAAWKKEPAYGKTLKIGYNGGLCLGTFGIAQLKGFYAAEGLKTEVVRMAGDSSGQTNALGTGKVDVSGDHIATMLVPTVNGVRVKFTTGIHTGCKSLYVLGKSDIKSTKDLVGKTVAIPDGIGGSDHNIAMRFFNHDKIDPRTVKFKPVEAGVAVLAMQNGELQGAVLGDQFAKKFLDDGTLRIVRSLTFDDDFKKEACCIHAVGADFYEANPITVKKLTRAHEAASKWMTENPEEAVKILQENKWASGDPKLVLEIFKTYNFMISDDLTAATLRSTIDDYKTFGLIKKDKDTEELMKQIWIPVMADESK encoded by the coding sequence ATGAAGGCAAAACTGTTGATTCTGTGCATGGCTGTCAGCCTTGCTCTTGGCGCAGCGGCCGTGGCTGGCGACAAGAACGCTGACGAGGCCGCCGCCAAAGCCGCTGAAGACGCGGCGTGGAAAAAGGAGCCCGCCTACGGCAAAACCTTGAAGATCGGCTATAATGGCGGCTTGTGCCTGGGAACCTTTGGCATTGCCCAGCTCAAGGGCTTCTATGCCGCCGAAGGGTTGAAAACGGAAGTGGTGCGCATGGCTGGCGACAGCAGCGGTCAGACCAACGCCCTCGGCACAGGCAAGGTGGACGTTTCCGGCGACCATATCGCCACCATGCTGGTGCCCACGGTCAACGGCGTGCGGGTCAAGTTCACCACCGGCATCCACACCGGCTGCAAGTCCCTCTATGTGCTGGGTAAATCCGACATCAAGTCCACCAAGGATCTGGTGGGCAAGACGGTGGCCATCCCCGACGGCATAGGCGGTTCTGACCACAATATCGCCATGCGCTTCTTCAACCATGACAAAATTGACCCGCGCACAGTCAAGTTCAAGCCCGTGGAAGCTGGCGTGGCCGTTCTGGCCATGCAGAATGGTGAACTCCAGGGGGCCGTCCTCGGCGACCAGTTCGCCAAAAAGTTTCTGGACGACGGCACGCTGCGCATTGTGCGCTCCCTGACCTTTGACGACGATTTCAAAAAAGAAGCCTGCTGCATCCATGCCGTGGGGGCTGACTTTTACGAAGCCAATCCCATTACCGTGAAAAAACTCACGCGCGCTCATGAAGCCGCCAGCAAATGGATGACGGAAAACCCCGAAGAAGCGGTGAAGATCCTTCAGGAAAACAAGTGGGCTTCCGGCGACCCCAAGCTGGTGCTGGAAATCTTCAAGACCTACAACTTCATGATCAGCGACGATCTTACCGCAGCCACGCTGCGCAGCACCATAGACGACTACAAGACGTTCGGACTTATCAAAAAAGACAAGGATACCGAAGAGCTTATGAAGCAGATATGGATTCCTGTGATGGCTGACGAAAGCAAGTAG
- a CDS encoding ABC transporter ATP-binding protein yields the protein MSTNNYLRLQHVSKSFVRADTAEVTNALEDINITFSPGEFVSIVGPSGCGKSTILRLIAGLIAPTTGSITLGGAGIQGTDPNRGMVFQKPTLFPWLSVADNVSFSLRMQHKFQGRSEDVDALIRTVGLEEFRQSYPHQLSGGMAQRVALIRTMINDPEVFLLDEPLGALDAFTRMHMQDELLNMWAQRKRMMLMVTHDIDEAIYMGMRVLVMAPRPGRIREDISIDMPYPRNRTSKKFLEYRSHVMEMLDFGWAEA from the coding sequence ATGAGCACAAACAACTATTTACGCTTACAGCATGTATCCAAGAGTTTCGTCCGCGCGGACACGGCGGAAGTGACCAACGCCCTTGAGGACATCAACATCACCTTCAGCCCCGGCGAATTCGTCAGCATCGTGGGGCCCAGCGGCTGCGGCAAGTCCACCATCCTGCGGCTCATCGCCGGGCTCATTGCGCCCACCACCGGCTCCATAACCCTGGGCGGCGCGGGCATTCAGGGGACTGATCCCAACAGGGGCATGGTGTTTCAGAAGCCCACCCTGTTTCCCTGGCTTTCGGTGGCGGACAATGTGTCCTTCAGCCTGCGCATGCAGCACAAGTTTCAGGGACGCTCGGAGGACGTGGACGCGCTCATACGCACGGTGGGGCTGGAGGAGTTCCGTCAGTCCTATCCGCACCAGCTTTCCGGCGGCATGGCGCAGCGCGTGGCGCTCATACGCACCATGATCAACGATCCCGAAGTGTTTTTGCTGGACGAACCCCTGGGCGCGCTGGACGCCTTTACCCGAATGCACATGCAGGACGAACTGCTGAACATGTGGGCACAGCGCAAACGCATGATGCTCATGGTTACGCACGACATTGACGAGGCCATCTATATGGGCATGCGGGTGCTGGTCATGGCCCCCCGCCCCGGACGCATCCGCGAGGACATCAGCATAGACATGCCCTATCCCCGCAACCGTACCAGCAAAAAATTTCTGGAATACCGCTCGCACGTTATGGAAATGCTCGATTTTGGCTGGGCCGAAGCGTGA
- a CDS encoding ABC transporter permease, with product MSISTPKESAQAPMPLTREQLLELERAPRTPRQVVLDYVICASPLLMGALALAEYLYIPNLKGNTSTGTYVVFIGLLMTALGAAFIAALFRRSVFDALRYKAPFYSFVFILLAGYDYLTLKTGSLMLPFFPWVDQVLCAMLEDWQYLLECSLNSLILLGTGYFTGAGLGLATGIACGYNRRINYWIAPFIKLLGAIPSATWLPVVMVLAASLFKGSVFIIALGVWYSVTIATLTGITNIDKSYFEAARTLGARGRQLVFRVALPFALPSIFQGLTQGMSSACTALLVAEMIGVESGLGWYITWQKSWAFYGKLYAAIVLICIIFVLVNLALALIKKRVLRWQVGMVQE from the coding sequence ATGAGCATCTCCACGCCAAAGGAAAGCGCCCAGGCGCCCATGCCGCTCACCAGAGAACAACTGCTGGAACTTGAGCGCGCCCCGCGCACGCCCCGGCAAGTGGTTCTGGATTACGTCATCTGCGCCAGTCCATTGCTCATGGGCGCGCTGGCCCTTGCCGAATATCTGTATATCCCCAACCTGAAAGGCAATACGTCCACCGGGACATACGTTGTTTTCATCGGCCTGCTCATGACGGCTCTGGGCGCGGCCTTTATCGCGGCCCTTTTCCGGCGGAGCGTTTTTGACGCTCTGCGCTATAAAGCGCCGTTTTACAGTTTCGTGTTCATCCTGCTTGCCGGGTACGACTACCTCACCCTCAAGACAGGCTCGCTCATGCTGCCCTTTTTCCCATGGGTGGATCAGGTGCTGTGCGCCATGCTGGAAGACTGGCAGTATTTGCTGGAGTGTTCGCTGAACTCGCTCATCCTGCTCGGCACGGGCTATTTCACCGGCGCGGGGCTGGGACTGGCCACAGGCATTGCCTGTGGCTACAACCGCCGCATCAATTACTGGATTGCCCCCTTCATAAAATTGCTGGGAGCCATTCCCTCGGCCACGTGGCTTCCGGTGGTCATGGTGCTGGCAGCGTCGCTGTTCAAGGGCAGCGTGTTCATCATCGCGCTGGGGGTCTGGTATTCGGTGACCATCGCCACGCTCACGGGCATCACAAATATCGACAAATCCTATTTTGAGGCCGCGCGCACGCTGGGGGCCAGAGGTCGCCAGCTGGTATTCCGTGTGGCCTTGCCCTTTGCCCTGCCCAGTATCTTTCAGGGACTCACGCAGGGCATGAGTTCGGCCTGCACGGCCCTGCTTGTTGCGGAAATGATCGGCGTGGAATCCGGCCTCGGCTGGTACATCACCTGGCAAAAAAGCTGGGCCTTCTACGGCAAGCTGTACGCGGCCATTGTGCTGATCTGCATCATTTTCGTTCTGGTCAATCTGGCCCTGGCCCTTATCAAAAAACGCGTCCTGCGCTGGCAGGTGGGCATGGTGCAGGAGTAA
- a CDS encoding isocitrate lyase/PEP mutase family protein codes for MKKTTLLKKLLKDKEILLAPGAYDVLSGKIIEKSGFKAVYMTGYGTSASVLGQPDVGLLTMSEMVERARNLAEAVDVPVLADGDTGYGNPLNVIRTVREYEKAGVCAIQLEDQVFPKRCGHMLGRKVIPKDEMVQKIKAAVDTRRDDDFVIIARTDARTDHGLEEALERGKAYEEAGADLLFIESPESIEEMRLINKAFPNTPTLANMLEGGRTPIPPAHELEAMGFGIAIYCTGPLYAAALAVRQYMDHLKSQKTTSDFMDHLIAFPEFNSFIGLDEYNARGKKYDVK; via the coding sequence ATGAAAAAAACAACTCTGCTCAAGAAACTGCTCAAGGACAAAGAAATCTTGCTCGCTCCGGGCGCATACGATGTGCTCAGCGGAAAAATTATTGAAAAGTCCGGATTTAAGGCCGTGTACATGACAGGATACGGAACTTCGGCCAGCGTATTGGGGCAACCCGATGTGGGGTTGCTGACCATGAGCGAAATGGTGGAACGCGCCCGCAACCTGGCTGAAGCTGTGGACGTTCCAGTGTTGGCCGACGGCGATACCGGCTATGGCAATCCACTTAATGTCATCCGTACTGTGCGGGAATATGAGAAGGCTGGCGTCTGCGCCATTCAGCTTGAAGATCAGGTGTTCCCCAAGCGTTGCGGGCATATGCTCGGCCGCAAGGTTATTCCCAAGGACGAGATGGTGCAGAAAATCAAGGCGGCCGTTGATACTCGCCGGGATGATGACTTTGTAATAATTGCCCGTACAGACGCTCGCACCGATCACGGGCTTGAAGAAGCGCTGGAACGCGGCAAGGCTTACGAGGAGGCCGGAGCGGATCTGCTGTTCATTGAATCACCTGAAAGTATTGAAGAAATGCGTCTCATCAATAAGGCTTTTCCAAATACGCCCACGCTCGCAAACATGCTGGAAGGTGGACGCACCCCCATTCCTCCCGCCCACGAACTGGAGGCGATGGGGTTCGGCATCGCCATTTACTGCACTGGCCCGCTTTATGCGGCGGCCCTGGCCGTGCGGCAGTATATGGATCATCTCAAGAGCCAAAAGACCACATCCGATTTCATGGATCATCTGATTGCGTTCCCCGAGTTCAACTCATTCATCGGACTTGATGAATACAACGCTCGCGGCAAGAAATACGACGTTAAATAA
- a CDS encoding MFS transporter — MKIEVKPGMSRYRWVVMTLIFVVYTVAHADRANIGFALPYIQEEFHINNTMAGLLVSLFFGGYAVAQIPAGYLTGKIGVRRAYTMGMLFTSLCTGLMGVVDSIIHLKILRTLVGVSEAPVVIGSTVTINNWFPAKEKGTATGLFLAASKCGPLVVPPICAWIILNYDWRHIFLFFALPGAVLAILWYIMVPNHPEQSSHVRQGELDYINETSTAASEKKQARRPFRYCWADKLLRTKKVEELHSSKEVFRCWDIYGAAFGYFFNVGTVGVLMSWLPKYLLQERHMAIMSSAIVAMAPFAGTVAGNVIGGWISDRFFAERRKPFMIISAVCTIITMSLLVHAPEDLTLLSALFFIMGLLLALGYSCYSVYAMGRADKATYPIAYSVINMGGQLGGMVMPLVVGIILDFGSWNAVFASLAGGALLCLLFVLTIVEPLPRGASME, encoded by the coding sequence ATGAAAATTGAAGTAAAGCCGGGCATGAGCAGATATCGTTGGGTAGTCATGACGCTGATATTCGTCGTTTACACGGTGGCCCATGCGGACCGTGCCAACATTGGCTTTGCCCTGCCCTATATTCAGGAAGAATTCCATATCAATAACACAATGGCCGGGCTCCTGGTGAGCCTGTTTTTTGGCGGCTATGCTGTTGCTCAGATTCCAGCGGGCTATCTTACCGGAAAGATCGGCGTTCGCAGGGCCTATACTATGGGCATGCTTTTTACCTCGCTCTGCACCGGCCTGATGGGGGTAGTGGATTCCATAATCCACCTGAAAATCCTGCGTACGCTGGTGGGCGTGAGCGAAGCGCCCGTCGTCATCGGCTCCACGGTAACCATCAACAACTGGTTTCCCGCCAAGGAAAAGGGAACGGCCACAGGCCTGTTTTTGGCGGCTTCCAAGTGCGGGCCGCTTGTGGTGCCCCCCATTTGTGCCTGGATCATCCTGAATTACGATTGGCGGCACATTTTTTTGTTTTTTGCCCTTCCGGGAGCCGTACTGGCCATCCTCTGGTACATCATGGTTCCCAACCATCCGGAGCAGAGCAGCCATGTGCGGCAGGGGGAGCTGGACTACATCAACGAAACCTCCACGGCTGCTTCGGAGAAGAAGCAAGCCAGACGGCCTTTCCGCTATTGCTGGGCGGACAAGCTGCTACGCACAAAAAAAGTGGAGGAACTGCACTCATCCAAAGAGGTTTTTCGTTGCTGGGATATTTATGGAGCGGCTTTCGGGTATTTCTTTAATGTGGGCACGGTGGGCGTGCTTATGTCGTGGCTGCCCAAATATCTTTTGCAGGAACGCCACATGGCCATCATGAGCTCGGCCATTGTGGCCATGGCGCCGTTTGCCGGGACGGTGGCCGGAAATGTCATCGGCGGCTGGATTTCAGACAGATTTTTTGCGGAACGGCGCAAGCCCTTCATGATCATAAGCGCAGTGTGCACCATCATCACCATGTCTTTGCTGGTGCATGCGCCTGAAGACTTGACGCTGCTGTCTGCGCTGTTCTTTATCATGGGCCTGCTTCTTGCGCTGGGCTATTCATGCTATTCGGTCTATGCCATGGGTCGGGCGGACAAAGCCACCTACCCCATCGCCTACAGTGTCATCAACATGGGCGGACAGCTTGGCGGCATGGTCATGCCGCTTGTGGTAGGCATTATTCTGGATTTCGGAAGCTGGAATGCGGTGTTCGCCTCGCTGGCTGGCGGCGCGCTTCTCTGCCTGCTTTTTGTGCTCACCATCGTGGAGCCTCTGCCAAGAGGGGCCTCAATGGAATAG